In the Drosophila takahashii strain IR98-3 E-12201 chromosome 3R, DtakHiC1v2, whole genome shotgun sequence genome, one interval contains:
- the LOC138913375 gene encoding rabankyrin-5 isoform X4 has product MGRNEGSSVQQLEKHLELLKDEYSKQQRCYAELQRKYNEIVATSGSEESSGGLSNLVSRLSLTVASLFGSQTYADIYIRTQAKVFPAHKIVLHTRSEKWGGDVLGSIQELDWRDLNEEVVVALLRWIYTDLVDLQHDGLALDLLRAAHRFGLPSLLGLCERALVASVGVRSCIRFYCVAKEVGASTLLEYCSGIISTHWDDLSTQDFEHMSGPLLFEMLRSKTKYPLHTAVRLLREDVVCLCIQENNDTVVHTSGRAGSHHYMLCF; this is encoded by the exons gtaGAAACGAGGGTTCTTCAGTTCAacaattagaaaaacatttggAATTGTTAAAGGATGAATATTCAAAACAGCAGCGCTGCTATGCAGAACTACAGCGCAAGTATAACGAAATTGTTGCTACATCAGGGAGTGAAGAATCATCAGGAGGACTCAGCAATTTGGTCTCACGACTGTCGTTGACTGTGGCATCATTATTTGGCAGTCAAACCTATGCTGATATTTATATCCGAACGCAAGCGAAAGTATTTCCGGCACATAAGATCGTCCTACATACCCGCTCAGAAAAATGGGGAGGAGATGTCTTGGGCAGCATACAAGAGCTGGACTGGAGGGATTTAAATGAGGAAGTTGTTGTGGCTCTTTTGCGATGGATTTACACTGATCTAGTTGATTTGCAGCATGACGGACTAGCCTTGGATCTTCTTCGAGCCGCACATCGATTTGGCTTACCCTCTCTTTTAGGACTCTGTGAGCGGGCATTAGTTGCTTCGGTGGGAGTTAGATCATGTATACGTTTTTATTGTGTTGCTAAAGAAGTAGGTGCCTCAACATTGTTAGAATATTGCTCCGGAATAATATCAACCCACTGGGACGACCTTTCAACGCAAGACTTTGAGCACATGTCAGGACCTTTATTGTTTGAAATGCTtagaagcaaaacaaaatatccaCTGCATACTGCTGTAAGACTTCTAAGAGAAGACGTCGTTTGCCTGTGCATTCAGGAAAATAATGACACG gtagtacatacgTCGGGTCGAGCCGGATCGCACCACTATATGTTATGTTTTTAA
- the LOC138913375 gene encoding rabankyrin-5 isoform X5, with translation MGRNEGSSVQQLEKHLELLKDEYSKQQRCYAELQRKYNEIVATSGSEESSGGLSNLVSRLSLTVASLFGSQTYADIYIRTQAKVFPAHKIVLHTRSEKWGGDVLGSIQELDWRDLNEEVVVALLRWIYTDLVDLQHDGLALDLLRAAHRFGLPSLLGLCERALVASVGVRSCIRFYCVAKEVGASTLLEYCSGIISTHWDDLSTQDFEHMSGPLLFEMLRSKTKYPLHTAVRLLREDVVCLCIQENNDTDPADADVESN, from the exons gtaGAAACGAGGGTTCTTCAGTTCAacaattagaaaaacatttggAATTGTTAAAGGATGAATATTCAAAACAGCAGCGCTGCTATGCAGAACTACAGCGCAAGTATAACGAAATTGTTGCTACATCAGGGAGTGAAGAATCATCAGGAGGACTCAGCAATTTGGTCTCACGACTGTCGTTGACTGTGGCATCATTATTTGGCAGTCAAACCTATGCTGATATTTATATCCGAACGCAAGCGAAAGTATTTCCGGCACATAAGATCGTCCTACATACCCGCTCAGAAAAATGGGGAGGAGATGTCTTGGGCAGCATACAAGAGCTGGACTGGAGGGATTTAAATGAGGAAGTTGTTGTGGCTCTTTTGCGATGGATTTACACTGATCTAGTTGATTTGCAGCATGACGGACTAGCCTTGGATCTTCTTCGAGCCGCACATCGATTTGGCTTACCCTCTCTTTTAGGACTCTGTGAGCGGGCATTAGTTGCTTCGGTGGGAGTTAGATCATGTATACGTTTTTATTGTGTTGCTAAAGAAGTAGGTGCCTCAACATTGTTAGAATATTGCTCCGGAATAATATCAACCCACTGGGACGACCTTTCAACGCAAGACTTTGAGCACATGTCAGGACCTTTATTGTTTGAAATGCTtagaagcaaaacaaaatatccaCTGCATACTGCTGTAAGACTTCTAAGAGAAGACGTCGTTTGCCTGTGCATTCAGGAAAATAATGACACG gatCCAGCAGATGCAGACGTTGAAAGTAATTAG